In Cyclopterus lumpus isolate fCycLum1 chromosome 17, fCycLum1.pri, whole genome shotgun sequence, a genomic segment contains:
- the erich2 gene encoding glutamate-rich protein 2: MKDWRNVAPPDSKLTAMPLLTQGTEREPTEEEDVEDEDITAPVELIMEFLGAAVDRDYQLASILCQMILIYEPDNPEASEFLPLIQRKLLEEQETEQSTEEKEEEEDDEDSGSDEESSQSSSRSSSSCSSSSPLDDEDNDE, translated from the exons ATGAAAGACTGGAGAAACGTTGCGCCCCCAGACTCAAAACTGACAG CTATGCCTCTCCTGACACAGGGAACAGAGAGAGAACCGACCGAGGAAGAGGATGTTGAGGATGAAGACATCACGGCACCAGTGGAGCTGATAATGGAG TTCCTCGGAGCTGCGGTGGACAGAGACTACCAGCTGGCCAGCATACTGTGTCAGATGA TTCTCATCTATGAACCAGACAATCCTGAGGCCTCTGAGTTTCTCCCGCTGATCCAGAGGAAGCTGTTGGAGG AGCAAGAGACAGAGCAGAGCactgaggaaaaagaagaagaagaagacgatgaGGACTCTGGGAGCGATGAGGAGTCATCTCAGAGCTCAAGCCGCTCCTCTtcatcttgctcctcctcctcacccttaGATGATGAAGATAATGATGAATAA